One window of the bacterium genome contains the following:
- a CDS encoding DegQ family serine endoprotease, translated as MKNMFRPVAFGVVAVSFLVIGLIVASNLSLTPSTEARTEALWTDGTSKAPVGQPGSFADLAEEFSPAVVNISTATVVKEGEAQQPFGGEENPFRDFFGDEFFKRFFGDRPQRPFKTRSLGSGFIINSEGYIITNNHVVAETDEVIVTLEEGDDYPAKVLGTDEKTDLALIKIEPKNGLPTCRLGDSDKARVGDWVLAIGNPYGLGHTVTAGIISAKGRELGAGAYDDFIQTDAAINPGNSGGPLFDTAGNVVGINSAIYSRSGGNQGIGFAIPINLAKSIVSQLEEKGSVTRAWLGVLIQEITPEIQKSLELKSREGALVGDVVKGGPAEKAGIQRGDVIVRFNGRKVVSQHELPTMVAFLTVGTEVKVVVLREGKEKTFEVALEEMTDEEVASGLSEESKEMKEELGFTAQDLTPDLAEQLGLDATDGVLITSVEPGSPAAEAGLRRGDVILEVDRKVIKGLEVLSHVLEKAKDKDPVAILVNRGGRTIFMAVKR; from the coding sequence ATGAAGAACATGTTTCGGCCAGTAGCATTCGGAGTCGTTGCGGTCAGTTTCCTCGTGATCGGGCTCATCGTGGCATCAAACCTTTCCCTGACACCTTCCACAGAGGCCAGAACAGAGGCTCTCTGGACGGATGGTACCAGCAAAGCACCAGTCGGCCAGCCAGGTTCCTTCGCTGATCTGGCTGAGGAGTTTTCACCGGCAGTTGTCAACATCAGTACTGCCACTGTTGTCAAGGAGGGAGAAGCCCAGCAGCCCTTCGGCGGGGAGGAAAATCCCTTCCGGGATTTTTTCGGTGATGAATTCTTCAAGCGTTTTTTCGGGGACAGGCCGCAACGGCCCTTTAAAACGCGTAGCCTTGGCTCGGGCTTTATCATCAACAGTGAAGGTTACATTATCACCAATAACCACGTTGTGGCTGAGACAGACGAAGTGATCGTCACCCTGGAAGAGGGAGACGATTATCCAGCCAAGGTTCTGGGCACTGACGAGAAGACAGATCTTGCCCTCATCAAGATCGAGCCGAAAAACGGTTTGCCTACCTGCAGGTTGGGTGATTCCGATAAAGCTCGTGTGGGCGACTGGGTTCTTGCCATCGGCAACCCCTATGGCCTGGGCCACACCGTTACGGCCGGCATCATAAGCGCCAAGGGCCGGGAACTGGGTGCAGGCGCCTATGACGACTTCATCCAGACCGATGCGGCCATCAACCCCGGCAACAGCGGCGGGCCCCTTTTTGATACAGCAGGCAATGTTGTTGGAATCAACAGTGCCATTTATTCACGTAGCGGAGGAAACCAGGGCATCGGGTTCGCTATTCCCATTAACCTGGCCAAATCCATTGTGTCTCAGTTGGAGGAGAAGGGATCGGTGACCAGGGCCTGGCTGGGTGTTCTTATTCAGGAGATCACCCCTGAGATCCAGAAATCCCTTGAGCTTAAGTCGCGTGAAGGGGCTCTTGTGGGCGATGTGGTCAAGGGTGGACCAGCTGAAAAAGCGGGTATTCAGCGAGGGGATGTGATCGTGCGGTTTAATGGTCGAAAGGTTGTTAGTCAGCACGAACTGCCCACGATGGTTGCTTTCCTTACGGTGGGTACTGAAGTGAAAGTCGTTGTTCTGAGAGAAGGCAAGGAAAAAACCTTCGAAGTTGCCCTTGAGGAGATGACCGATGAGGAAGTTGCTTCCGGTCTGTCTGAGGAGAGCAAGGAGATGAAGGAAGAACTGGGGTTCACCGCTCAGGACCTGACTCCCGACCTTGCCGAGCAGCTGGGTCTTGACGCCACTGATGGCGTTCTCATTACCTCGGTGGAGCCTGGAAGTCCGGCCGCGGAGGCCGGCCTGAGAAGAGGGGACGTCATCCTGGAGGTGGATCGCAAAGTTATAAAAGGGTTGGAGGTGCTTTCTCATGTCCTGGAGAAGGCGAAGGACAAAGACCCTGTCGCGATCCTGGTGAACAGGGGTGGAAGAACAATTTTCATGGCTGTGAAACGGTAA